Part of the Stackebrandtia endophytica genome is shown below.
CCGTCCAGTCGCGCCTGCGCCACCGAATCGGCGTCTTGCGCGGTGATGAACCCGATCCGCCGGTAACTCCGGTCGACCAGGTATCGCGCGGCGGTTACTCCGGCGTCAAAGTCGGCGTTGGTGACAACGTCGAACCCGGCACCGGGTTCGTCGGTGCCCAGCAGGACCATCGGCATTCCCGCGTCGATCACCGGTTGAATGTCGGCCGTCCGGCTGCCGCCGGAGATGACCACCCCGTCCACCCTGGTCAGCATCTGCCGGATCACCTCGTGTTCCACCTGGTGATCGGAGTCGGTGCTGGTGACGATGCAGTGATACCCGGCCGGCGCCAACGCGTCCTGCAACCCCCGCGCGGCGGAGGTGTAGAACGGGTTGGTGATGTCGGGGACGACCAGTCCCACCGTGTTGGTGCGCCGGGCGCGCATGCTGCGAGCCAGCTCGTTGGGTCGGTAGTCCAGCTCCTCGATCACGGCCATGACCTTGGCGCGGGTAGCCTCCGACACCGGCCGACGCGAACTGAGCACATGGGACACCGTGGTGACACTGACGCCCGCTTTGGCCGCCACGTCGGTGATTCCGACTCGGTCGCGACGTGCCACAGCCACCACCCCTTTGAAGGTCTCGGAGGGATCACATCTTGTTGTGCGTCAACTTTACCGTCTTGCAATACGATTTGCATGACGCGGCGATCGCATAATCCCCCATTTGTGGAACATTTAAGACCGACACGCGCGACCCCAGCATAAGGTTGCGCCTCCCACCAACCCGACAGCGACATGTCGCGCGGCTCACCAGATCGGCCAGTCCCGGAGCCGGACAGTCGCCATCGACCGGCCGTCGTCTAGCTGACCATACCGCCGAGGCAGTGACCAGCAGTCACGCGGTGCCCTCACCGGGATCGAGCCACCTGCTCCCGTTCGGCTCTGCGCGTCACCACGAGCCCCTTGAGAGCCCAAGCGCACCGTCGGCTCAGGTTCCGTAGAACGGTGGACGATCGAAACTAGGGACATGCTCACCCCATGTTCAGCTGAGGGGAGCCCACACGTAGATGTCCCGGCCGCCTAGCGCGCTTCATATGTCGTCGCGTCACCTTTGGCGGGGCACACCGGCACAGCGACGACCAATCGGTCTTGATTCACCGCACAGCCTGGAACCTCGCTCGGCCGTACGATGTCGCCTCGCCTGGCACCCGTATCCTCGCGCAATCGTTTCGTGCCACATGTCTAACGGCGGTCCCGTATCGGACGTGCCGTCCCCTTTGCCGTGATCGCGACTTTGCCGTGGAGTTGTGACGCCATTCGATGGACCGGTCGGCGAATGGTATCGCGCTATGACAGGGGCAGCCTCCGAATCGCAGACCCAGCCAGAAGTCGATACACCGTCACTAACGTCGAAGTAACCGGGCCGATACGGGCTGCAGGCAGCCGCTGGTTATCGGCTGGGCAAAAAGAAACAGATACGGCTCAGGGGAGATCACCATGGTCAACAAGGATGACGTTCGAGAGGCCGCGCAGCGCACCGCCTGGAATCCAGTGGCGAAGCTGGCAGACATGGGTGTTCGTCCAGGCCACGCGTACACGGCCGCATTCATCTCCATCGGCTTGTCGGTTGCCTCATGGACGCTTTCGCGAAAAAGCAGCAGTCGTCCGCAGGCCGACCGGTGGGGCCTGTTCATCGGGCAGTGGGCACCAACGTTCCTCGCGCTGGGAATCGCACTGGAGAAGGAAAAGAGGTCCTAGCCATGCGTGTGATATTGGGTATTGCTACCGCTCTGGTCATCATCGGTGGCCTCAACTGGGGTTTGGTCGGTGCATTCGACTTCAACCTCGTCGATACGATTTTCGGCGCCGGCTCGGTGCTTTCTCGTATCATCTACATCCTCGTTGGAGTCTCCGCAATCGTGGCCCTCGGCAACTTCGCCGCGATGCGCGGCAAACCGGCTCAGCGTAGCCACACTCCGACACACCGTTAACCGTGATCGCGTCTGGCGTGGCACCAATGGAGGCGACGCCGGACGCATGCGGTTGCCACGAGCCGCCAGAACCAGCATCCATCGTGCGGAGGTCGCCGAACCGAGGCGCCTCGCACCGGTCGGTTTGGCCGCCTACCTCGATTCGCATCACAACTCGCGGTGTCTCGACATCAGCAGACGACCGCCTTGTTCCAGCCTCGAAAAGCACTGTGCCCGTTCGGATTCCGTTATCACCCGTTCGTGCGATCCTCGACACTGGGACCCGCTCTATCACGTGTCATACCTGTCCGTCTCCCCTTAAAACGGCGGCGGATACGGTTAATCACTCGGGTGTGAACAAGGAGCGGGTGTTGGTGGGACCACAGATCGGGAATCTGGTCGAGGTGCGCGGCCGTCGCTGGATCGTCGGCGATGTCATCCCCGGCGGCACCACGCTGGTCGAGTTGACCTCGGTGGAGGACGGCCGCTTCGACGAGAAGTTGACGGTCGCCTGGCAGGTCGAAACCGACGCGCGGGTGCC
Proteins encoded:
- a CDS encoding LacI family DNA-binding transcriptional regulator encodes the protein MARRDRVGITDVAAKAGVSVTTVSHVLSSRRPVSEATRAKVMAVIEELDYRPNELARSMRARRTNTVGLVVPDITNPFYTSAARGLQDALAPAGYHCIVTSTDSDHQVEHEVIRQMLTRVDGVVISGGSRTADIQPVIDAGMPMVLLGTDEPGAGFDVVTNADFDAGVTAARYLVDRSYRRIGFITAQDADSVAQARLDGYRSVTESDPELVVEETNNLEGGTRGFARLMQLSEPPDAIICVNDVVAIGVMYGAQDARRAVPDEVAVVGFDDIEAASLVAPRLTTMATASREHGKAAGELLLRRIQDESREPQRVVFPAKLIERDSA
- a CDS encoding DUF378 domain-containing protein, with translation MRVILGIATALVIIGGLNWGLVGAFDFNLVDTIFGAGSVLSRIIYILVGVSAIVALGNFAAMRGKPAQRSHTPTHR